From bacterium, a single genomic window includes:
- a CDS encoding RlmE family RNA methyltransferase, giving the protein MAYERKDHFYKRAKREGKASRAVYKLAELQRRFALVKKGGMVADLGCAPGGWLQELAPMLGPNGRAIGIDLLPLKIQLPKNCAFIKGDINDEENLAEIERLAGGKVDAVLSDMAPNISGIEFADAFRSYELAARALDVCSRILKKGGNFVVKIFPGEEFPGFIAGLKSRFKKVTTIVPEATRKTSSERYLVAIGFKD; this is encoded by the coding sequence ATGGCCTATGAACGCAAGGACCACTTCTACAAGCGCGCAAAGCGCGAGGGCAAGGCCTCGCGCGCGGTGTACAAGCTCGCCGAGCTCCAGAGGCGATTTGCGCTCGTGAAGAAGGGCGGTATGGTCGCGGATTTGGGATGCGCGCCCGGCGGCTGGCTGCAGGAGCTCGCGCCGATGCTGGGGCCGAATGGGCGCGCGATCGGCATCGACCTTTTGCCCCTCAAGATCCAGCTCCCAAAAAACTGCGCCTTCATCAAGGGCGACATAAACGACGAGGAAAACTTAGCAGAGATAGAGCGCCTCGCGGGCGGCAAGGTCGACGCAGTCCTCTCGGACATGGCGCCCAACATCTCAGGAATAGAATTCGCAGACGCATTTCGCTCATATGAACTCGCCGCGCGCGCGCTGGACGTGTGCAGCCGCATTCTCAAAAAAGGCGGCAACTTCGTAGTGAAGATATTTCCCGGCGAAGAGTTCCCGGGCTTCATCGCAGGGCTCAAATCCCGTTTCAAGAAGGTGACCACGATCGTCCCCGAAGCCACCCGCAAAACCTCCTCTGAGCGTTACCTCGTAGCAATCGGCTTTAAAGATTAA